The Nitrospira sp. genomic interval AATGCGAGCGCAGAAAAAGGATCGCTATCATCAGGCTTCCGCTCAACTTCTTTTCCTGTATTCGGATCAATGCCCTTGACCGGTGGAATATCCATCGGCGACGGAAGATAATCGACCACGGCGTCCAACAGTTGCTGCACACCCTTGTTCTTAAAGGCCGACCCACAGAGCACCGGCGTAACCTTCATAGCGATCGTCGCCGCCCTAATCGCCCGTTTAATCTCTTCCTCAGTCAGCGCGTGCCCATTGAGATACTTTTCCATGACCTGCTCGTCGAACTCGGCGACGGCATCGATCATTTTTTCGCGATACTCCTTCGCCTGATCGAGCAGATTGTCAGGAATATCCCCGACGACATATTTCGCACCCAACGTCTCGTCGTCGTAAAAGAATCCCTTCATCTTGACCAAGTCGACAGTCCCGCGAAACTCACTCTCACGCCCGATAGGAATCTGAATCGGCACAGGATTGGCGCCAAGACGGTCGATGATCGACTGAACACTGGCGAAGAATTCTGCGCCAATTCGATCCATCTTGTTCATAAACGCAATGCGTGGCACCGAATATTTATCGGCCTGCCGCCACACCGTCTCAGACTGAGGCTCTACACCTTGAACCGAATCGAATGCCGCTACCGCCCCGTCGAGCACACGCAACGACCGCTCCACCTCAATCGTAAAGTCTACGTGGCCAGGCGTATCGATAATATTGATCCGATGCTCACGCCAAAAACAGGTTGTCGCAGCAGCCGTGATCGTAATTCCACGTTCACGCTCCTGCTCCATCCAGTCCATGGTAGCAGCGCCCTCATGGACCTCGCCGATCTTATGCGTCATTCCAGTGTAAAACAGAATGCGCTCAGTCGTCGTTGTCTTCCCGGCATCGATGTGAGCCATGATGCCGATGTTTCGCGTATGTTCTAATGATGTTTGACGAGCCACTTCATTCCCCTAAAAAACACATGTGCCACAAGTCAAGCCGAACTTCACTGCTGCGACCCGCCAACACCCGAAACTGCGATTCGCAGCACGGCTTAACTGCAGCACAGTACGACGCTACCAGCGATAATGGGCGAAGGCCTTATTCGCTTCCGCCATCCGATGCACGTCTTCCCGTTTCTTCACAGAGGCGCCGGTATTATTCGACGCATCCATCAATTCAGCAGCCAAGCGTTCCCGCATGCTCTTCCCGCCGCGAGTCCGCGAATACTCAGCCAACCAACGAAGAGCCAACGACACCCTCCTCGCCGGACGGATCTCGACAGGAACCTGATACGAGGCTCCACCGACACGCCTCGACTTCACTTCAACAATCGGCTTCACATTATCAATGGCCGCCTTGAAGACCTTCAACGGATCATTCCCGGTCTTCTCCTGAATCGCATCGAAGGCTCCGTAGCAAATACGCTCTGCCGTGCTTTTCTTTCCGCCGCTCATCAGCGTATTCACAAACTTCCCGACAAGCTTGTCGCGATATCGCACATCAGGAAGGACTTCGCGCTGATCCAGAAATTTACTTCTTGGCATGTCAGATACTCTTTCTCGTTAATCCAGAATTTACTTCGGACGCTTGGCGCCGTACTTCGAACGGCTCTGCTTACGATCAGCCACACCGACGGCATCGAGAGCACCGCGCACCAAATGGTAACGAACGCCGGGAAGGTCCTTGACGCGGCCGCCACGCACAAGCACAATCGAGTGCTCCTGCAGGTTGTGCCCGACACCAGGGATATACGTCGTGACTTCCATGCCGTTCGTCAATCGAACGCGAGCCACTTTACGCAACGCCGAGTTCGGCTTCTTCGGAGTCGTCGTATACACACGGAGACAGACTCCGCGTTTTTGAGGACAGCCTTTGAGCGCCGGACTCTTCGTCTTTGCCTTGACGAGGTTTCGCCCTTTTCGAACTAACTGATTGATTGTCGGCATCGTGTTCTAACCCTTATCGCTTTCAAAAATCCCACGGGCGTCTTCCGCAAAGCCGTCGGATTATAGTGATGCAATTACCGCCTGTCAAGTCGCCCCAAGAACCGCCTGAATTCCGCGACAATTACGAACGAGCAGCCCCTTCACCGGCGGTGGCTGCCGCCCGCTCTTGTCCGACTTCAGCGCCGCCGGAAGCAGCCGCTACCGCAACCGGAGCGGCTTTTTCGCTGATGACGAACGTATCGCGATACTCCTCAAATCCCGCTCCGGCCGGAATCAAGCGACCGACGATGACATTCTCCTTCAACCCGAGCAGACTATCTTCGCGTCCATTGATCGCCGCTTCCGTCAAGACACGCGTCGTTTCCTGGAACGATGCGGCGGAAATAAAGCTATCAGTGGTTAATGCTGCCTTAGTAATACCTAGGAGAACCGGCTTACCGAGAGCCGGCGTGCCGCCCTTCTCCAAGACGCGGTCGTTCGCCTTCTCGAACAAGGCCTTGCTCACCTGGCTGCCAGGCAAGAATTCAGTATCGCCAGGATCTTCGATCCGCACCTTGCGCAACATCTGCCGCACGATGATTTCGATATGCTTGTCGTTGATGGTCACACCCTGCAACCGATAGACGTCCTGCACTTCATCGACAAGATATTTCTGGAGCTCATTCGGCCCCAGCACATCGAGAATATCGTGCGGATTGGCCGAACCGTCCATCAACGGCTCACCGGCACGCACCCAGTCTCCTTCGTGCACATTGACGTGTTTACCCTTAGGGATAAGATATTCCTTCACGTCGCCCATCTTATTGTCGACGAGCACTTTCCGCTGCCCCTTCACGAACCCGCCGTAGGAAACTTCGCCGTCGATTTCGCTGATGACGGCCTGCTCCTTCGGCTTGCGCGCTTCGAACAGCTCGGCCACACGCGGAAGACCTCCGGTGATGTCCTTGGTCTTCGTCGTTTCGCGCGGGATCTTCGCCAGCACGTCTCCGGGATGCACCGCGGCACCTTTTTCGACAAAGATGTGGGCGCCGACCGGCAGCAGATAGCGGGCCACATTCGCTCCCGCCGCAACCTTCGCCGTCTTTCCTCCGTCATCCTTAATCGAAATGCGCGGACGAAGCGTCGCACCCGAATGCTCGATGATCACCTTACGCGAGAGACCCGTGACCTCGTCGAACTCATCCTTCATGGTTACGCCTTCGATGATGTCACCGTAGGCAATCCGTCCACCGACTTCCGTGAGGATCGTCAGTGAATAGGGATCCCATTCGACCAGCTTTTGGCCAAGAGCGATTTTATCACCGTCGCCGATCTTGATCTTGGCGCCATAGACCACGGGATACTTCTCCCGTTCACGGCCGCTCTCATCGACGATCGCGATCTTCGCGTTACGACTCATCACCACCCATTCGCCCTCTTTGTTTCGGACGGCGATGCCAGGGGTCGGGATGTCGGCATTCTTCTTCGCATCAAAGCTCAAGAACTTAATGCGACCGGCATGCTTCGATTCGACAATTGTCTGCTCGACGACTTTGCTCGCCGTACCTCCGATGTGGAACGTACGCATGGTCAACTGCGTTCCAGGCTCACCGATCGATTGCGCCGCAATGACGCCGACGGGTTCACCCTTCTCGACGAGCCGTCCACGGGCAAGGTCGCGGCCGTAACAGGCCTGACAGACGCCGCGCGGCGCCTGACACGTCAGCACAGACCGGATCTTCACGCGCTCAACGCCGGCCTCAACGACCGCCTTCGTACGATCTTCGTTGATCTCTTCATTGCGCGATACGATGATTTCACCGGTCACGGGATCGCGGATATCTTCTGCGGCCAAGCGACCCAGCACACGCTCTTCCAACGGCTGAATGATTTCACCGCCCTCAATGAGGGGGCTCACCATAATGCCGTCGTGCGTGCCGCAATCGATCTCATAAATGATCACGTCCTGAGCGATGTCGACCAAGCGACGGGTCAAATACCCGGAGTTCGCGGTCTTCAACGCCGTATCCGCGAGACCTTTGCGGGCACCGTGCGTCGAAATGAAATACTGCAGCACCGTCAACCCTTCGCGGAAATTCGCCGTAATCGGCGTTTCGATGATTTCACCCGACGGCTTAGCCATCAGTCCGCGCATACCGCCGAGCTGACGAATCTGCTGCGAACTACCTCGCGCTCCGGAATCGGCCATCATGAAAATAGGATTGAAGGATTCGGCCTTGGCGGGATCTCCGCCGGCACCGAGCTCCTTCATCATTTCATTCGCCACCTGCTCCGACACGTGCGCCCAGATGTCGATGACTTTATTGTAGCGTTCGCCGTTGGTGATCAAACCCTCGGCGTACTGCTTCTCAATTTCACCGACTTCATGCTGAGCCTTTTCAATGAACACGCCCTTTTTCGTCGGGATGTGCATATTGTCGACGCAGATCGACACGCCGGCTCTCGTCGCATAGAAGAAACCGAGATCCTTGATCTTATCGAGGAACACGACCGTGTCCCGATGACCGGTCTGCCGATAGACCGTGTCGATCAGCTTGGTCATTTCTTTCTTCGTCATCAGCTTATTGGCGCTGGCGAACGGCATGCTTGCAGGAAGAATTTCCGACAGAAGCACGCGCCCGACCGTACTCTGTACCAACACGCCGCCGAGACGCACCTTGATACGAGCATGCTCTTCGACTTCGCGCGCATCGTAGGCAATCCGCACTTCCTCGGGGGACCCGAAGATCTTATTCTCGCCCTTGACGCCCACGCGTTCTTTGGTGAGCCAGTAGACACCCAACACCATGTCCTGCGAAGGCACCGCAATCGGCTTTCCGTTCGCCGGAGACAAGATGTTGTTGATCGACATCATCAGAACGCGCGCTTCAACCTGCGCTTCGACGGACAACGGCACGTGAACGGCCATCTGGTCTCCGTCGAAGTCCGCGTTGAACGCCGCGCAGACGAGCGGATGCAACTTAATGGCTTTACCTTCCACCAAGACCGGATCGAAGGCTTGAATACCGAGTCGGTGAAGAGTCGGTGCACGATTCAACAGCACCGGATGCTCGCGAATCACTTCGTCGAGCACATCCCACACTTCGGGGCGCTCTTTTTCGACCAAGCGCTTGGCGCTCTTAATCGTCGTCGCGGCACCGCGCTCTTCCAGCTTGTGGAAGATGAACGGCTTGAACAACTCCAGCGCCATCTTCTTCGGGAGTCCGCACTGGTTCAGGCGGAGATCCGGCCCGACCACGATGACCGTACGGCCGGAGTAGTCGACCCGCTTTCCGAGCAAGTTCTGGCGGAAGCGGCCCTGCTTACCCTTGAGCATGTCGCTCAAGGACTTGAGCGGACGCTTGTTGGGTCCGCGGATCGCACGGCCTCGACGGCCGTTATCGAACAAGGCATCGACGGCTTCCTGCAGCATGCGCATTTCATTGCGGATGATGACGCCAGGCGCTTTCAATTCCATCAAGCGCTTCAACCGGTTGTTCCGGTTGATGACGCGACGATAGAGGTCGTTCAAGTCGGACGTCGCAAACCGGCCGCCATCAAGCGGAACCAGCGGGCGCAATTCCGGCGGCAACACCGGGATCACGTCCATGATCATCCACTCCGGCTTGTTGCCGGACTTGCGGAATGCTTCGAGGACTTTCAGCCGCTTCGCGTACTTCTTCTTCAAGGCGGCCGACGCCGACGTCTTCGCCTTGATCTGAATCTCATCCCACAAACTATTGATGTCGATCTTGCGCAGCAAATCGCGAATCGCTTCTGCGCCGATCCCAACCTTAAATCCGCTGGATCCGAACTCAGACTGCAACGTGCGCAGCTTGTCTTCCGGAACCAATTCCTTTTCAGAGAGATCCGTCGATCCCGGATCGACGCAGACATAGCTCTCGAAATAGAGGATCTTCTCAAGTTGCTTCAAACTCATATCGAGCAACGTCCCGATACGGCTCGGCACACCTTTGAGGAACCAGATATGCGCGACCGGAGCGGCCAACTCGATATGTCCCATGCGCTCGCGGCGCACTTTGGACTGAATGACCTCGACGCCGCACTTGTCGCAGACGATCCCGCGGTGCTTCATGCGCTTATACTTGCCGCAATTGCACTCCCAGTCCTTAATAGGACCGAAAATCTTCGCGCAGAAGAGGCCGTCCTTTTCTGGCTTAAACGACCGGTAATTGATCGTCTCCGGCTTCTTCACTTCGCCGTAAGACCAGGACCGGATCTTCTCGGGCGACGCAA includes:
- the rpsL gene encoding 30S ribosomal protein S12; its protein translation is MPTINQLVRKGRNLVKAKTKSPALKGCPQKRGVCLRVYTTTPKKPNSALRKVARVRLTNGMEVTTYIPGVGHNLQEHSIVLVRGGRVKDLPGVRYHLVRGALDAVGVADRKQSRSKYGAKRPK
- the rpsG gene encoding 30S ribosomal protein S7 → MPRSKFLDQREVLPDVRYRDKLVGKFVNTLMSGGKKSTAERICYGAFDAIQEKTGNDPLKVFKAAIDNVKPIVEVKSRRVGGASYQVPVEIRPARRVSLALRWLAEYSRTRGGKSMRERLAAELMDASNNTGASVKKREDVHRMAEANKAFAHYRW
- the rpoC gene encoding DNA-directed RNA polymerase subunit beta', encoding MRIRIASPEKIRSWSYGEVKKPETINYRSFKPEKDGLFCAKIFGPIKDWECNCGKYKRMKHRGIVCDKCGVEVIQSKVRRERMGHIELAAPVAHIWFLKGVPSRIGTLLDMSLKQLEKILYFESYVCVDPGSTDLSEKELVPEDKLRTLQSEFGSSGFKVGIGAEAIRDLLRKIDINSLWDEIQIKAKTSASAALKKKYAKRLKVLEAFRKSGNKPEWMIMDVIPVLPPELRPLVPLDGGRFATSDLNDLYRRVINRNNRLKRLMELKAPGVIIRNEMRMLQEAVDALFDNGRRGRAIRGPNKRPLKSLSDMLKGKQGRFRQNLLGKRVDYSGRTVIVVGPDLRLNQCGLPKKMALELFKPFIFHKLEERGAATTIKSAKRLVEKERPEVWDVLDEVIREHPVLLNRAPTLHRLGIQAFDPVLVEGKAIKLHPLVCAAFNADFDGDQMAVHVPLSVEAQVEARVLMMSINNILSPANGKPIAVPSQDMVLGVYWLTKERVGVKGENKIFGSPEEVRIAYDAREVEEHARIKVRLGGVLVQSTVGRVLLSEILPASMPFASANKLMTKKEMTKLIDTVYRQTGHRDTVVFLDKIKDLGFFYATRAGVSICVDNMHIPTKKGVFIEKAQHEVGEIEKQYAEGLITNGERYNKVIDIWAHVSEQVANEMMKELGAGGDPAKAESFNPIFMMADSGARGSSQQIRQLGGMRGLMAKPSGEIIETPITANFREGLTVLQYFISTHGARKGLADTALKTANSGYLTRRLVDIAQDVIIYEIDCGTHDGIMVSPLIEGGEIIQPLEERVLGRLAAEDIRDPVTGEIIVSRNEEINEDRTKAVVEAGVERVKIRSVLTCQAPRGVCQACYGRDLARGRLVEKGEPVGVIAAQSIGEPGTQLTMRTFHIGGTASKVVEQTIVESKHAGRIKFLSFDAKKNADIPTPGIAVRNKEGEWVVMSRNAKIAIVDESGREREKYPVVYGAKIKIGDGDKIALGQKLVEWDPYSLTILTEVGGRIAYGDIIEGVTMKDEFDEVTGLSRKVIIEHSGATLRPRISIKDDGGKTAKVAAGANVARYLLPVGAHIFVEKGAAVHPGDVLAKIPRETTKTKDITGGLPRVAELFEARKPKEQAVISEIDGEVSYGGFVKGQRKVLVDNKMGDVKEYLIPKGKHVNVHEGDWVRAGEPLMDGSANPHDILDVLGPNELQKYLVDEVQDVYRLQGVTINDKHIEIIVRQMLRKVRIEDPGDTEFLPGSQVSKALFEKANDRVLEKGGTPALGKPVLLGITKAALTTDSFISAASFQETTRVLTEAAINGREDSLLGLKENVIVGRLIPAGAGFEEYRDTFVISEKAAPVAVAAASGGAEVGQERAAATAGEGAARS